From the Actinomycetota bacterium genome, the window CACGACCAGGACGGCTCAGCCCCGGTGGTCGAGCTCGCACTGGGCGCACCGCTGATCCTGGCGATCCTCTGGCTGGTGATCTGGGCCGGCGCCGGCGCCCAGACCCCCAGCGACGTCGCGCTGGCCGCCCAGGATGCTGCCCGGGTGGCCTCCCGCATCCGCACCGCCGCCGACCGGCCAGCAGCCGCCGCGACGCTGGTCGACGGCCGGCTGGCCAACGGCGCCTGCAGCAGCTGGTCGACCGCCACAACCTCGACCGACGAGGTCGTTGCCGTCACCGTCGACTGTGTGCTCGACACCCCGCAGATGGCGGGGCTGGACGTGCCCACCCGCACCGTCACCGCGACCGGCCGGTCGACCATCGATCGTTTCTTCGTCCAGGACTAGCCACATGGGCCCCAGCCTCTGGCATCGTGCCATCGCCGACCAGGCCGGCGGGTTCGTGATCTGGTGGCTGATCGCCTTGGCCGGCGTCGGCATGCTGATGTTCGCGCTGGTCGCCGACGGCTCGCGCGTACTGGCCACGCTCAACGAGACCTCCGACGTCGCCCAGGTCGCCGCCCGGGCGGGCGCCCGGGCGGTCGACCCCGACACCGGACTGCTCGACGGGGTCCGGGCCCAGGCCGCCGCCCACGCAGAGTTGGCCGCCGCCGGCATGACCGGCGAGGTTTCTGCCGACGCCGCCACCGTCACCGTCACCGCCCGCCGTAACCTCGCCCTGCCCCTGCTCAGCCTGGTTGGCGTCGACCGGCACACGGTCACCTCCACCCGCACGGCCCAAGCCCTTGACCCGACGGCGACCCAATGACCCACCCCACCCGCAACCTACGGCTGGTCACGCTGACCGCGACCGCCGTCCTGCTTGCCGCTGCCTGCAACGGCTCCGGCCAAGCCGACCCGGCCACACCGAAGACGCCGGCCGACACGCCCACCGCCGCGGCCAGCCCCACCCCGGCCGGCCCCACCGAGGCCG encodes:
- a CDS encoding pilus assembly protein: MSWRLHDQDGSAPVVELALGAPLILAILWLVIWAGAGAQTPSDVALAAQDAARVASRIRTAADRPAAAATLVDGRLANGACSSWSTATTSTDEVVAVTVDCVLDTPQMAGLDVPTRTVTATGRSTIDRFFVQD